Within the uncultured Draconibacterium sp. genome, the region TATGGCGGATTACAATCCCTTTGAAAATCGTTTCTTCCTCGGAATGATAACCGCTTTTTATCTCAATATCCTTTCCGGGAACAAAGAAACTTTCGTTGCTCAACACAAAATCCTGTGCCGCAGGATCGCCGTCGAGCAAGACAATTTTTGCCCACGGAATCCGGTTGATCTCCTTTTGCACCGTAATGCTCAAAACCTGGTTGGTAGAAGACAGTTCTTCCCCTTCTACAAGAATTTTGTAAGTAACCAGGTCGGCCGACCGTGCAGTTGGTATGACTCGCGTTTCAGGCATATTTACGATACTTTTTCTATGGGCGGAAAGAATATTTTCTGTCCTACCTCTAATTTTCTAAAATTGGTGATGCGGTTTGCTTTTGCCACTTCGAGGTAATATTTCGAGTCGCCGTAAATCCGGTGCGTCATCAATGGCAGCGTATCGCCTTCTTTAACCTCCCGAATGTGAGTAAGGTCGGGCGAATTATTATTTTCGGTGGCTACCCGCAAAGTATCCTCAACAAAACCTTTAAATTTTGCGTTGGCCGTTGCGCGCAGCGGCGTACCGTCGGATTTAAACAGTTTAAAGGTGATATCTACTTCGGTTAAAACACCTTTGAATAACAGCGTTCCCCACGAGATAACCAGGTAATTGGGACGGTGCTCATCGCCGTTGTAATCGAAAACCACTCGTTTAAACTGGTCGATATCTTCCATTATACCGTTTCCTTCATCCGCCGAAAGTTCATTGTCATCGGCAGTTGAAGTGTCGCCATAATTCACCAAAACTCCTGTTCGGTCGAAGATAAACTCCAACTCCAGGTCTTCGGGCGGTGTGCGATTATAACGCGGCGAAGAAGAACTTGTCCCCGATGCCTGCTGCTCATTCTGCTCCACCTTGTACTTAAAAACATACTTTTCCGGGTTCAACAAAGTCTGAAATTCGCCATTGGCAACTTCGTTATTGAACTGTTCGTCGCGGTATGCTTTTATCTGTAGTTTTGTAAGTTCTCCCGACATATCAGCGTTCTTCTTTTTTCGATAATATTTCCATCACCTGTTCCACGCAGGCTTCAATAATTTTCTCTTTTGAGCTTTCCGACTCACCGCCACCACTGTTTTGTCGCTGTTCCGACTCACCGGAAACATTGATCTTGATGTGTAATTCCTTAATTTCTATCGGCATAACAATTAAATTACGTTGAAATAGTTATAAGTAAGTTCCAGTGTTTCGATGGCCAGTTCGCTTTCTTCGGCATTAAAATCGCTCATGCTCCATTTTACCGGGTAGGCATGAACGACGTTCCAGCTCATCAGCGGCTCATGATTTTCATTCAGCAGTTTTACAATGAGATTGGTGGGCTTGAAGTTGAAGTTTTCAACGGCATCGCGGCACCATTTTATAACTTCCGAATCCACCAGTAACCCGCGTTTCAAAACCAGGTTCGGATACTTGGTTCGAACCGGGACTTTGTGTTTAAACCGGTTTTCTCCTCCTTCGGCAATTTCTTCGGTGTCCACGTCAACAGTCAGTCCTGCAACCGACTGGAAACGCTGATCGCCGCTACTGGCAGAAATATTCGGAAACTCAACACTAAAATGAAATCCTATGGGTGGATGGAATTCACTCATTCTATCATAGTCAGCTTTTCATGTACGAACTCGGCAGTTTCGATGGCTATTTCGTTGCCATCGGCTTTAAAATCGGTAGCCTGAATTTTGGTGATGTAAGCATTGATCGCTTTCCAGCTCACCACCGGCTCGTGACTTTCATTTAGTAAACTGATTACCAGATCACCACGATATTTCTCGCCTTTTTCCTCAAAATACACTGTTTTCACCCATTTTTCGTAATACTCGCGCCCTTTGTCGGCAAAAGTTCCTCGCTTCAAAGTAATGTTGCTGTATTTCGACAAACCGGGTTGTTTGCTTTTGTGGTATTCAGCATCAGCACCGGCACGGTACTCAATCACTTCGCGTTCGAAATCGAGTCCTGAAACTTCGGTGCAGTTAAATTCTGTGTCGCCAAAGCTCACTTTAAAATGAAACTTTGGTAATGGATATGTAGTTGCCATAATTTATTCTTTTAAAGTGTTTTTGATTTAAACTTCCTGCATTTTATGTGAGAACCGCAGAACGATGAATTCTGCCGGACGAACTGCTGCCATTCCGATCTCGATAATCATATAGCCATCAAGAATATCTTGTGCGGTCATTGTTTCGCCCAAACCGACTTTAACAAAGAAGGCTTTATCAGGCGTTGGCCCTGCCAGTGCACCGGCTTTCCAAAGGTTCACCAGGTAATTATCGATCATGGCTTTCACTTTCACCCAGGTATTTGCATCGTTAGGTTCGAAAACAAAGATTCCGGTTGCTTTTTTAACCGATTCCTCCACCATGTTAAAGAAACGACGTACCGGAACATAACGCCACTCATTGTCGTTTCCGGCCAATGTTCGTGCACCCCAGATAAGGGTACCTTTTCCGGTAAATGCACGAATAGCATTTACTGATTTTCCGGCCTCAGTATCAATATTCAGATTTTCCTGATCTTCGCTGGTAATATTAACAGCGGGGCCTTTTACTGCAGTAATGGAAACATTTGCCGGGGCTTTCCAAACACCACGGTTAGAATCAACGGCTGCGTAAACACCTACCACTGCTCCACTTGGAGGAAGAATCACTCCTTGTTTATTTATAGCTGCTATGATTCCGCTATAAACCGGATCGATCTGCTGCAGCGTATCTGTCCTGACTTTACGAGTAGCTGTAAGCTCCGAATAGAATCCATCAATCAATGCATTCAATTTGTCGTAAAGTGCGGTAAAAAACGGAGCGGCTTTCGAAGCAGTGCTGGTATCGGAATAAATATCGTTAGCCGAAGTTGTTGGTGCAGCGAAGGTGTAATCCGAAAAATCAGTATCAAAATCTGCCAACGTTAAAATAGGGCTGTCCCATGGAGGACCGGCCGGAACGCTTCCGTTTGCAGCATCGCTAAAATAAACGTAAGCATACAATACTTTCAGCAACTTATGAAACGGCGTGTCTTCATCAATTGTCTTAACATGAAGGCTGGCCGCTGATTTAGGATCGGCAGTATCACTATCGGTAAATGTCAAATCATAAAATGTTTTAAAAACGGAGTAAATAACACCTGCCTGAGTTACCAGTTGCGGCCGGGTTGTAATTGGACCTAAAGCAGTTGGTGCAGCCTTTGCTGCAATATCGGCATCCAGATTTCCGATGATAGCCACCAAATCGCTGTTAAACAATGAAGTTACCGGACTCACCAGAACACCGCCTTTAGTAAATGTACCCGCAACAATAGCGTCGTAATCAATTTTAAAAGGCAATGTGGTTTTTAACCACGGATAGTACGTTGCACCATATTTCAGGTAATTCATACCCACGTTGTTTCTGAACTTGGCCACAGGATCGTCGGTTGGAGTCGCTTCATTGTTACCGTTAACGATATCCAGCACCGAAAAGCGGTCCTGTAATTTATTGCATTGCGCCAGCATGGCGGCATGTAATTCACCGGCACTAGCTTCTGCCAAATGAACCGATTCAGGAATAACCAACAATGTAGGCAAGTCTTCTTTCTCAAGCGTTGCAAGTCCGGCCAACAATGCATCTTTTGTCGACGAAAGATTGGCATTAGAAAATGGATCGTCATCATAGCCTCCCACGGAAACGATATAACAATCGCCGCCGCCGTTGGCGAAGAACATTCGCAGTGAATCGTAAATCAAAAATTCGCCATTTACCACCACCGATTTCACTGAATTATCAGGTTTCAATTCTACTTCGATAGTGGTTGGATCGGGAGCTCCTCCAAAAAAGAACTCGTACTCTTTAAGCGAGCCTATTTTTATGGGTTTGAGAATACTTTCGGCATGAAAGTCAACGCCATCAACCACAGCCTCTTCGGTGTAGCCAATAAAGGCGGGAATTGCGGTTTCTACCTGAGCAACCGAAGGCGGGAAAATGGATATTTCCTCCACGTAAACGCCGGGTGTTTTGTAAGTTGTTGCCATAACTGTTTTGATTTAATGTGTTACATGTATATTTCTGAGTATATTTTATTATCGGCCGCGTTGGGCTTTATTAATTTCGCATCGGGATTAGGCAGTTCATGGTCTCCCAATTTTATACTGATAAAGCCTTGTGCGGTTAACGGATGTTCGGTCTTCGTTACCAACTGACGAGCACTTCCGTTTTCTTTTTTTACATCGTCGCTGTTATGCGTTTGCTGGTTGGTGTCAAAAAAGTAGCGCCAGATTGTTTTCCGGTTGGCAAAAACAATATTGAATTCGCGCGGATCGTTTCGCAACGTCCCGTTTGGTTTAATTACATGATACGAACCACTTTCACCCATCATGCCAACTCGGATAATACCAATCAGCTTGTTTTGTTCTTCAAGCGTCAGCTGTTGCATTTCATTCTTAATACTTTCTGAATTTAATCGGTAAGTATCGTCGATTTCAGCATTGCTATTCGACTTTTTAATTAGTGGAAACCCCGGATATTCAGTGGATAAACGATTGTTGGAAAAGAAAAACAATTGACCAGCATTTGCCAGCGCCACTTGTGTAAAGTGATTGAATGTACTGTTAAAAGTTTTCAGCAAAAAAGTGAGATGCAGAGAGTCGCTTAATGGAACAAAAGGACTGTTAGAATCGCTCTCTGATACTTTTGTCCACACCATAAAACCCCGGTCGGTGTTTTTGAGGATTAATTTATGACCATGAAGTTTTTGATTAGTTGTTGCTGAAGGAACGATAGAAAAGAGGTCGGAAAGCGGATAACCGGCCAACTGTTTTTCTTTTTCAACATCAGACATACTGAAATAATCGTCAGCTCCTTTATTCAAAAAGTATTTGTGCAATATATTTACACTGAACAAAGGCTTATATATGGTTGAAAAACTCATTAATTTATATCCTTTAGGGTTCCCTTTATTTTTGTTATTAGTTCTGTGTTTGCTTGTTTCTTGCTTCGGTCAACCTGTAGCAGTTGTACTTTGTAGATTACTGAGGGTAACTGTCGTCCACCGTGGGTGCCCCAAATGTGATTCCACACCTCGAAACCCGGCGTATAAAGATCAACAACGAACTTAAAATCATCGAGTTCCTGCATCGACACATTCGAGCGGTTATACACTGTATTTTGAGCAGTAAAAACCTTTTTCCCCTGGAAATATTCAATTGTTTTTGTAATGCTGATCAGTGAATTGGAGTAAATATCGCAATTGGCACTAACCATAAAAAAGAGGTTAATATTTACTGCCGGATTAAAATATTCGGCCTTATTATTAACCACCCTACTTGCTGGTTGATTCTTTAATGTTGATTCTTCCTGAACACTCAACAAAGAGATAATAACCTTTCCTTCAAGGTTTTTTGCTTTGTCGGTTCCTGAATCCAGCAGCGCCAGGTTTTCCAAAACAACAATTTTGCCCAATCCGGCATCATCCAGATATGTTTCCAGTTGTTCTTTGAGAATTTGAAGAGTTTCGTAAATCATAATCACCTTTTCAGTTTCTACTACTTACAAGTAAAACATAGTTTGTTGCGTCCTTTAAGAAGGAATCCTATACTAAAAAGGGCTGTGGTTATTATCTTCTGTATTTGTTGAAGTTTTAGGAACTTCAATCGTTTAATGGTGATTACAAGTTACAACAATAAGAGTCATAAGTCAATACTTAAACTAAATCTAAATAAGACAACATCTGTTAAATCCTACATAACAACAACTTACAGGATAAATTTTGTTTAAATAATTGATTTTTAAGAAAAATAATTTGGCTAGTAGTTTTGTTTTAACTGCACAAAAAGTTGTTCAACTTCTTTAATCAATGCACTGTGTGAACCGCCAAAATGGTTAAACATAAACGAGAATACCAGTTTGTGTCCTTTATCGGTTGTGAGATAACCCGAATAACAACGCACACGTGTCATCGAGCCACTTTTTGCCTGCAATGTTTTGCCAGGTAGTTTTTCCGTATCGAAACGTTTAAAAGTCCCTTTACCGGCTACAGGCAACGACTCTACAAATGCATCGTTCGAAGCCATTCGTGTTAAAAAACGGGTGAAGAATGCCGGAGACACCGCATTAAAATGCGAAAGTCCGCTACCGTCCTCCATAAAAATGTTTTCCATGCTTAATCCCCTGTCTTCCCAGTATTTTTTTACTAAATCAATTGCATCATTCCGGTTGCCCAGTCCGTTTTTCTCAACAGCAAGCTGTTTCAGAAAATGCTCGGCAAAAAGGTTTACACTTTCATGGTTCAACACTTCTGCAATTTCAGCTAATGTTGGCGATTCCTGCGTATAAATCAATTTTGTCTTTTTACTCACATTTTTTTCAAAACGTGTGTCGCCGTCAACAAAAACACCCTCTGTTAAAAGATTCTGCAAAAATGAATCGGCCAAAATTTTTTCAGGATCAGGAACAGATGCTTTAATAGTGAAAGCTTTACGGTTTCGCGGAATAGTACCACGAATTACACGATGCTTGTCAAAAGGACCGCCAAAAACATAGGCATTGTCGCTGTTATTATCTGCCGAAAGTACTTCGTTATCGATTTGTAAGCCATCAATTTTAGGATAGGTTTGAATTACCTTTGTAAGCTTTCCAACCTTTTTAGGCGACGAAAATGTTATTCGGTACATATTATCGAATACCGTAAATGCATTAGATCCGGCGCCGTAATAATTTCCAATATCGCCCCAAACCCAACTGTCAGGAATTCGTTCAGTGTCGTAAATTCCGCTATCAAGGATCAAATCTCCTTTTACTTTTTTAATGCCCGAAGCCTTTACCTGTTTGGCCCAGTTTTTCAAAAATTCAAAATAATGATCCTGAAAATATTCCGATCCTAAAGCCGGATCTGCCCCACCAATCAATACCAGATCGCCGTCCAAAACGCCGTCTTTATCAATTTTTCCCGTGTACAAGATTTGTGTTTTAAACCGGTAATCAGCCCCTAAAATTTCCAAAGCGATTCCCGAAGTGATCATCTTCATGGTAGAAGCCGGAACCAACAATTTCTCAGCATCCAAACTAAAAATCGTTTCGCCCGAATTCAGGTCGATTACATTCATTCCAACCAAAGCATTTTTGTAATCTTCCTGCTGAAGCAGCGTTTCTATAGCCGATTTAAAACTGTTTTGAGCAAGGATTTGCCCACTAAAAACCAAAAGAAAAAGTAGAGAGAAATATCGTACCTGCATTTTTTATTATTTTTGAAAGTCTAAAAATAACAGATTGTTTGGCTTGGCTATGCAAATCGAAATTAATTTGTATGACAAATTCAATCAATTAATATCAAAAAACAATAAAATGCTGCGAACAATATTAATAGTTGGCTCCGGAGGTTTTTTAGGAAGTGTTTTGCGCTACCTGGTTCAGATTTTCGTTGAGAAAGGAATGAGCACCACTTTTCCGTGGGGAACATTTGTTGCCAATATGGCCGGAAGTTTTATTATTGGTATAGTGTTCGCGCTGGCGCAAAAAGGCAACCTGCTGAATGCCGAATGGCGCATGTTTTTGGCGGTAGGATTTTGCGGCGGATTTACCACTTTTTCGTCGTTTGCCTACAACAACCTCACTATGCTAAAAGAACAAGCCTACGGACAGTTTGTAATGAACGTAGGCGGAAGTTTATTCTTCGGACTGTTGGCTGTTTACCTGGGAATGATTCTCGTTCGGCTTATTTGGTAAATTTATCTGCCCATTTTTTTCCCGATTAGTTTCACCCCATTTATTGAAACTAAAAACCATTATTTCTGTAAAACTCTGTAGTGTAAAACCTAAAATTAACAGCGCTATGAAAACATCAGAGAAAACAGGAATTTTGAAGATCTATATCGGAGAATCGGATAAAATAAATGGCCGGATATTGTTTGAAGAAATTGTTTTTGAAGCACGAAATGCAGGAATGGCCGGCGCTACAGTTTACAAAGGTGTAATGTCGTTTGGTGCCAGCCACAGCATACACACCATGAAAATTTTTGCTTTATCGAGCGATTTACCGGTTACCATTGAAATAATCGATAACATCGATAAGATTGATCAGTTTGTGGAAAAACTAAACCAAATACTCGACAACAGTCAACGCGGAGGATTAGTAACTTTCCAGGAACTGGATGTTGTTCGCTACGAAAAAGGCTTAAAATACCGCGAAGAATATCATTAAAAACAAAACCCTCGAACCAGTTGCAATGGTTAAGCTTGTAACATATTAACCTGGTAATTGGCATCTGTTAACCCAATATCAAATAATTGTCAGCAGCAATACTACCCCTGTTTTCGTGTGCAAGAATTTACTAACTTTGGTCTGCTTTTTAAAATCACGGCTTAATGTCTTGATTTACTGAAAATAACAGATTTATATTTAATTTAATAAAAACTACTTACAATGTTAATTAGCGACGTAAAAGCAAGAGAGATTATCGATTCTCGTGGTAACCCAACTGTTGAAGTTGATGTAACACTCGAAAGTGGCGCGTTTGGCCGTGCTGCTGTTCCATCAGGAGCATCAACCGGCGAAAACGAAGCACTTGAACTACGTGATGGCGACAAAGGCCGTTACTTAGGAAAAGGTTGTTTAAAAGCTGTAGCAAACGTTAACGACGTTATTGCAAAAGAAATTATCGGTATGGACGCTACCGATCAGGTAGCCCTCGATAGCAAATTATTGGAACTTGACGGTACAAAAACAAAATCTAACTTAGGTGCAAACGCTATGTTAGGTGTTTCGTTGGCTGTAGCAAAAGCAGCTGCCGAGTACTCTGAGCTTCCATTATACAAATACATTGGCGGAACTAACGCAAAAACGTTACCTGTTCCAATGATGAACATCATTAACGGAGGTTCTCACTCTGATGCAACTATCGCTTTCCAGGAATTTATGATCCGCCCTATTGGCGCTCCTACTTTCCGAGAAGGTTTACGTATGGGTGCTGAAGTTTTTCACGCGTTGAAAAAAGTACTGGCTGCTAAAAAACTTTCAACTGCAGTAGGCGACGAAGGTGGTTTCGCACCGGCTTTAGGTGGTACTGAGGAAGCTATCGAATCAATTCTTACAGCAATTGAAAACGCCGGTTACAAAGCAGGCCGTGCTGAAGACGGTGGTGATGTTTCTATCGCGATGGACTGTGCTTCATCAGAGTTTTACAAAGATGGCGTGTACGATTACAGTATTTTCGAGCCAAACGGCGTAAAACGTACTTCTGAGGAGCAAGCTGCTTACCTGGCAGAATTGATTGCTAAATATCCTATCGATTCTATCGAAGACGGTATGGATGAAGGCGACTGGGACGGATGGGTAAAACTGAACGCAGCTATTGGCGATAAATGCCAGTTGGTTGGCGACGACCTTTTCGTAACTAACGTTGAATACCTGAAAAAAGGTATCGAATTGGGTGCTGCTAATTCCATCCTTATTAAAGTAAACCAAATTGGTACGTTAACTGAAACTTTGGATGCCATTGAAATGGCACACCGTGCCGGTTACACCTCAGTAACTTCTCACCGCTCGGGTGAAACTGAAGATTCAACAATTGCCGACATTGCAGTGGCTACCAACTCTGGTCAGATTAAAACAGGTTCTATGAGCCGTTCAGACCGTATGGCAAAATACAACCAGCTGCTTCGTATTGAAGAAGAATTGGGTGCAAGCGCTATCTACGGATACAAAAAAATCTACAAGAAGTAAGAATACTTTTTAGATATTTCTGAAAACCGTCTTTCGTTTGAAGGGCGGTTTTTTTATGCCTTTTACTGGCCAATAGTTTCAAACAATCTGATTTGCACTGTCCCTGCCTAAAGGGCAGGCAGGCTCCTGGGCGGTGGTTATACCAATTTGATTATAATTAGTTTATATGCGACATTTTATGTTCAATTTGGTATTATGATATTTTGAGGCGAATGGTTTTAGCCTTTAATCATTTGTATTAATGGCTAAAGCCAAAATCTATTTGCAAACAAAGATACACCAGGCTAAAGCGTGGTGCAAAAAAGTGTCTCTTGATAAAGAGATGTTTTGTGCTCCGAAATATAAAATCGTATAGCTGATAATAAAACAATAATAATTGAACAAACTCCCCTCTCTACTTGCTTTATAAGTAAGAATAATAAACTTTATTACGCATGTTAAAAAGATCGGGTATATTCATCTTACTGCTTTTCATTTCTGTTTTTACCGAAGCGCAGGCCCCCAGTGGTATTCCTACCGGAAAACCGGAACCTTTAGAATTGACGCTGACAAATATTATCGTTTTTATTGTTCTGCCACTTGTTATTGTTATCCTGTACATTTATTGGAGACGCAAAAAACAGAAGTAAGCAGTTTTTCTGCGAGAAACATTTTAACAGGCCATAAAAACGATCATAATTCACGGGAATCACCAACAGGAATAAAAGAAACACACTATTCAACTAACACTCCCTTACTCTCTTTAGAAAGGCTTGCCTTCCGTAAGGCTGTGACGGTTGTAACGTAATCATAATCAAGATGAGTCAATAAATTTTGAAGCCGATTTTGCTATTAATTATTATTGAACTTTCCGAAAAAAAAGGCAGCCCTCAAACGAGAGCTGCCTCCAACT harbors:
- the dacB gene encoding D-alanyl-D-alanine carboxypeptidase/D-alanyl-D-alanine-endopeptidase, encoding MQVRYFSLLFLLVFSGQILAQNSFKSAIETLLQQEDYKNALVGMNVIDLNSGETIFSLDAEKLLVPASTMKMITSGIALEILGADYRFKTQILYTGKIDKDGVLDGDLVLIGGADPALGSEYFQDHYFEFLKNWAKQVKASGIKKVKGDLILDSGIYDTERIPDSWVWGDIGNYYGAGSNAFTVFDNMYRITFSSPKKVGKLTKVIQTYPKIDGLQIDNEVLSADNNSDNAYVFGGPFDKHRVIRGTIPRNRKAFTIKASVPDPEKILADSFLQNLLTEGVFVDGDTRFEKNVSKKTKLIYTQESPTLAEIAEVLNHESVNLFAEHFLKQLAVEKNGLGNRNDAIDLVKKYWEDRGLSMENIFMEDGSGLSHFNAVSPAFFTRFLTRMASNDAFVESLPVAGKGTFKRFDTEKLPGKTLQAKSGSMTRVRCYSGYLTTDKGHKLVFSFMFNHFGGSHSALIKEVEQLFVQLKQNY
- a CDS encoding DUF190 domain-containing protein, which produces MKTSEKTGILKIYIGESDKINGRILFEEIVFEARNAGMAGATVYKGVMSFGASHSIHTMKIFALSSDLPVTIEIIDNIDKIDQFVEKLNQILDNSQRGGLVTFQELDVVRYEKGLKYREEYH
- the crcB gene encoding fluoride efflux transporter CrcB, whose protein sequence is MLRTILIVGSGGFLGSVLRYLVQIFVEKGMSTTFPWGTFVANMAGSFIIGIVFALAQKGNLLNAEWRMFLAVGFCGGFTTFSSFAYNNLTMLKEQAYGQFVMNVGGSLFFGLLAVYLGMILVRLIW
- the eno gene encoding phosphopyruvate hydratase, producing the protein MLISDVKAREIIDSRGNPTVEVDVTLESGAFGRAAVPSGASTGENEALELRDGDKGRYLGKGCLKAVANVNDVIAKEIIGMDATDQVALDSKLLELDGTKTKSNLGANAMLGVSLAVAKAAAEYSELPLYKYIGGTNAKTLPVPMMNIINGGSHSDATIAFQEFMIRPIGAPTFREGLRMGAEVFHALKKVLAAKKLSTAVGDEGGFAPALGGTEEAIESILTAIENAGYKAGRAEDGGDVSIAMDCASSEFYKDGVYDYSIFEPNGVKRTSEEQAAYLAELIAKYPIDSIEDGMDEGDWDGWVKLNAAIGDKCQLVGDDLFVTNVEYLKKGIELGAANSILIKVNQIGTLTETLDAIEMAHRAGYTSVTSHRSGETEDSTIADIAVATNSGQIKTGSMSRSDRMAKYNQLLRIEEELGASAIYGYKKIYKK
- a CDS encoding phage tail protein, which gives rise to MATTYPLPKFHFKVSFGDTEFNCTEVSGLDFEREVIEYRAGADAEYHKSKQPGLSKYSNITLKRGTFADKGREYYEKWVKTVYFEEKGEKYRGDLVISLLNESHEPVVSWKAINAYITKIQATDFKADGNEIAIETAEFVHEKLTMIE
- a CDS encoding DUF5908 family protein, with product MPIEIKELHIKINVSGESEQRQNSGGGESESSKEKIIEACVEQVMEILSKKEER
- a CDS encoding phage tail protein; translated protein: MSEFHPPIGFHFSVEFPNISASSGDQRFQSVAGLTVDVDTEEIAEGGENRFKHKVPVRTKYPNLVLKRGLLVDSEVIKWCRDAVENFNFKPTNLIVKLLNENHEPLMSWNVVHAYPVKWSMSDFNAEESELAIETLELTYNYFNVI
- a CDS encoding DUF4255 domain-containing protein, with the protein product MIYETLQILKEQLETYLDDAGLGKIVVLENLALLDSGTDKAKNLEGKVIISLLSVQEESTLKNQPASRVVNNKAEYFNPAVNINLFFMVSANCDIYSNSLISITKTIEYFQGKKVFTAQNTVYNRSNVSMQELDDFKFVVDLYTPGFEVWNHIWGTHGGRQLPSVIYKVQLLQVDRSKKQANTELITKIKGTLKDIN
- a CDS encoding phage tail sheath C-terminal domain-containing protein → MATTYKTPGVYVEEISIFPPSVAQVETAIPAFIGYTEEAVVDGVDFHAESILKPIKIGSLKEYEFFFGGAPDPTTIEVELKPDNSVKSVVVNGEFLIYDSLRMFFANGGGDCYIVSVGGYDDDPFSNANLSSTKDALLAGLATLEKEDLPTLLVIPESVHLAEASAGELHAAMLAQCNKLQDRFSVLDIVNGNNEATPTDDPVAKFRNNVGMNYLKYGATYYPWLKTTLPFKIDYDAIVAGTFTKGGVLVSPVTSLFNSDLVAIIGNLDADIAAKAAPTALGPITTRPQLVTQAGVIYSVFKTFYDLTFTDSDTADPKSAASLHVKTIDEDTPFHKLLKVLYAYVYFSDAANGSVPAGPPWDSPILTLADFDTDFSDYTFAAPTTSANDIYSDTSTASKAAPFFTALYDKLNALIDGFYSELTATRKVRTDTLQQIDPVYSGIIAAINKQGVILPPSGAVVGVYAAVDSNRGVWKAPANVSITAVKGPAVNITSEDQENLNIDTEAGKSVNAIRAFTGKGTLIWGARTLAGNDNEWRYVPVRRFFNMVEESVKKATGIFVFEPNDANTWVKVKAMIDNYLVNLWKAGALAGPTPDKAFFVKVGLGETMTAQDILDGYMIIEIGMAAVRPAEFIVLRFSHKMQEV